In one Procambarus clarkii isolate CNS0578487 chromosome 29, FALCON_Pclarkii_2.0, whole genome shotgun sequence genomic region, the following are encoded:
- the LOC123764931 gene encoding uncharacterized protein has translation MAAAATNAVYSQVFKKKLADVFRVGAGGGLCFCGINMYFKNDKFYDDWVMPIFNRMEPETAYAVAQQAAKYKLVTKEKLQESRLLVSTQPSSKDKMDHEDLAQEEDESCKAFDCIGDEFRGSTDDLIGPQYEKDLTRTLEPVCQSRVYDSEFEPDETCSGFYGDDASENCQHQLGSNIREPCGDCHQALQCIGDESKVCSIKKTFVGDMSHYRSDLRACACNSPKNERNCVTPDSPSLSMRVNIASPLRSSKMSLATMVDGSNPAYDQGNADEAVDLIDKVNLESNCELEDCIASHVHDGCRTNIVSIVDGLGEVYKSDSRDKLTFSTTSDQHNGKDSPDLV, from the coding sequence AAAAAGTTAGCAGACGTGTTTCGAGTGGGAGCTGGTGGCGGCCTGTGTTTTTGCGGCATCAATATGTACTTCAAAAACGATAAGTTTTATGATGACTGGGTGATGCCCATCTTCAACCGCATGGAACCCGAGACAGCCTATGCTGTGGCACAACAGGCAGCTAAATATAAACTCGTTACAAAGGAAAAGCTGCAGGAGTCAAGACTTTTGGTGAGTACTCAGCCGTCATCTAAAGACAAAATGGATCATGAGGACTTAGCTCAAGAAGAGGATGAGTCTTGTAAAGCTTTTGACTGCATTGGAGATGAGTTCAGGGGTTCCACTGACGACCTGATTGGCCCTCAGTATGAGAAAGATCTAACTCGAACCTTGGAGCCTGTGTGTCAGTCAAGGGTTTATGATTCAGAATTTGAGCCTGATGAAACGTGTTCCGGGTTTTATGGTGACGATGCCAGTGAGAATTGTCAACACCAGCTGGGCAGTAATATTAGGGAACCGTGTGGCGACTGTCATCAGGCTCTTCAATGTATAGGTGATGAGTCCAAAGTATGCAGTATCAAGAAGACTTTTGTTGGAGATATGAGCCACTACAGGAGCGACCTAAGGGCGTGTGCCTGTAATTCTCCAAAAAATGAACGGAACTGCGTAACACCTGACTCTCCCTCCCTGAGCATGAGAGTTAACATAGCCTCACCACTGAGGAGTAGCAAGATGTCCCTAGCCACTATGGTGGACGGTAGCAACCCCGCTTATGATCAAGGTAATGCTGACGAAGCTGTAGATCTAATTGACAAAGTAAATTTGGAAAGCAATTGTGAATTAGAGGACTGCATAGCATCCCATGTACATGATGGCTGCAGGACTAATATAGTTTCTATTGTAGATGGTTTAGGTGAAGTGTACAAGTCTGACAGTAGGGACAAATTGACCTTCTCAACAACATCTGACCAGCATAATGGTAAAGACTCTCCTGATTTGGTTTAA